A single Victivallis lenta DNA region contains:
- a CDS encoding RusA family crossover junction endodeoxyribonuclease, whose protein sequence is MTLELELPWPPSVNHYYRHVGPRVLISRDGRKFRERVVARFRQDHTRGFAGPVELFIELYPPDNRRRDVDNSLKCLLDTFTHAGLYNDDSQICKLTVIKREPMPPDGMAYIRISEWKKEDRTADDAGKSSRNS, encoded by the coding sequence ATGACATTGGAACTGGAACTGCCGTGGCCGCCCAGCGTGAATCATTACTATCGGCATGTCGGTCCGAGGGTGCTGATCTCCCGTGACGGGCGGAAGTTCCGGGAGCGTGTGGTTGCACGTTTCCGGCAGGATCATACACGGGGATTTGCCGGTCCGGTGGAGCTGTTCATTGAACTGTATCCTCCGGACAATCGACGCCGGGATGTGGACAACTCTCTGAAGTGTCTCCTGGACACCTTCACACATGCCGGGCTTTACAATGACGACAGTCAGATCTGCAAGCTGACCGTCATCAAACGCGAACCGATGCCTCCGGACGGAATGGCTTATATAAGGATTTCAGAATGGAAGAAGGAAGACAGAACGGCGGACGACGCAGGCAAATCGTCCAGGAATTCGTGA
- a CDS encoding DUF669 domain-containing protein, with product MSTINFNANEVEPSTGYDPIPAGKYQAVITESEMKPTRTGNGQYLQLEFEIIEGEYKNRKVWARLNLENANADAVRIARADLSAICRAVNVLQPRDSVELHNLPLTITVRCKKNQDDEIVNEIKGYGPRTSLSGVAAAKPATPPPQSGANSAPPWARK from the coding sequence ATGTCCACAATCAATTTCAACGCGAACGAAGTCGAACCATCGACCGGTTATGATCCGATTCCGGCCGGGAAATACCAGGCTGTCATCACCGAATCGGAAATGAAGCCCACCAGGACGGGAAACGGGCAGTATCTCCAGCTGGAATTCGAGATCATCGAGGGTGAATACAAGAACCGGAAGGTCTGGGCGCGGCTGAATCTGGAAAATGCGAACGCGGACGCAGTCCGGATCGCCCGGGCGGATCTCTCCGCCATCTGCCGCGCGGTGAATGTGCTTCAGCCGCGTGATTCGGTGGAACTGCACAATCTGCCACTCACAATCACCGTGCGCTGTAAAAAGAATCAGGATGACGAGATCGTCAACGAGATCAAGGGCTACGGTCCGCGAACGTCTCTTTCCGGCGTTGCCGCCGCCAAGCCCGCGACGCCGCCTCCGCAGAGCGGTGCGAACTCCGCGCCCCCATGGGCAAGGAAATGA
- the nrdD gene encoding anaerobic ribonucleoside-triphosphate reductase, translated as MSKCGAICEVFSRVCGYFRPVTNWNKGKQEEFKERKVFEVKKYARKNPDGKSSAGV; from the coding sequence ATGAGTAAGTGCGGAGCCATCTGCGAGGTCTTCAGCCGCGTCTGCGGGTATTTTCGGCCCGTGACGAACTGGAATAAGGGCAAGCAGGAGGAATTCAAGGAAAGAAAGGTTTTCGAGGTGAAGAAATATGCACGAAAAAATCCGGACGGCAAATCGTCCGCTGGTGTGTGA
- a CDS encoding ATP-binding protein, with protein MGMLDNIQTGRENKPPRIMIYGSEGIGKSSYAAGAPNAIFIQTEDGLGEIDCRKFPLAHSLSEVIAELTALRDEAHEFQTVVVDSVDWLERLIFDEVCREFGVRSIEKADGGYGRGYTHALTHWRKVINLLQELRDKRGMMVILVAHAKVERFEDPENAAYDRYTPRLHKHAASLIAEWVDAVLFANKKFRVTKENAGFNGERAIAAPIGADGGERIIRTVGSPACIAKNRYGLPSEIPLSWQAFIEAYTKIEENHHE; from the coding sequence ATGGGAATGCTTGACAACATTCAAACCGGGCGGGAAAACAAGCCGCCGCGCATCATGATTTACGGCAGTGAAGGTATAGGGAAGAGCAGTTATGCAGCCGGAGCACCAAATGCGATCTTCATCCAGACGGAAGACGGACTCGGCGAAATCGACTGCCGGAAATTCCCGCTTGCACATTCGCTTTCCGAGGTAATCGCAGAACTGACCGCGCTCCGGGACGAAGCTCACGAGTTCCAGACCGTCGTTGTGGATTCCGTTGACTGGCTCGAGCGCCTCATCTTCGACGAGGTCTGCCGCGAATTCGGTGTCCGTTCCATCGAAAAAGCCGACGGCGGCTACGGCAGGGGATATACCCATGCGCTGACTCACTGGCGCAAGGTCATCAACTTGCTTCAGGAACTGCGCGACAAGCGCGGAATGATGGTCATTCTGGTCGCCCATGCGAAGGTCGAACGGTTCGAAGATCCGGAAAACGCCGCCTACGACCGCTACACCCCGCGTCTCCACAAGCACGCTGCAAGCCTGATCGCGGAATGGGTCGACGCCGTTCTGTTCGCGAACAAGAAGTTCCGGGTGACAAAGGAGAACGCCGGATTCAACGGGGAACGCGCGATCGCCGCTCCCATCGGCGCGGATGGCGGGGAACGCATCATCCGCACGGTGGGAAGCCCCGCCTGCATCGCGAAGAACCGCTACGGTCTGCCGTCGGAAATTCCGCTCTCTTGGCAGGCATTCATTGAGGCATACACAAAAATCGAGGAGAACCATCATGAGTAA
- a CDS encoding ParB/RepB/Spo0J family partition protein encodes MSSKFCNIEFPLVQVPVWSLKMEEPFRNLFPIRQTVLAEIIDDMNVNGFDFGHPIVVWKMIVVDGHTRLKAAIAAGLETVPVICRQFNDENEALEYAIRCQRNRRNLTNGELLQCLQQLDMRKKAGRPANNSSCSMSRGKSSVDLGETLGISCKKVERLRAINAYATDEIKEALRQGKYSINRAYEETMRSRRPQEKIEPDTDAELVHSIMADIHARMNEIQIRKLVKALQIELANC; translated from the coding sequence ATGAGCAGTAAGTTTTGCAATATCGAATTCCCGCTCGTTCAAGTTCCCGTCTGGAGCCTGAAAATGGAAGAACCGTTTCGGAACCTTTTCCCGATCCGGCAGACAGTTCTTGCGGAAATCATCGACGATATGAACGTTAACGGCTTTGATTTCGGGCATCCCATCGTTGTGTGGAAGATGATTGTAGTTGATGGACACACCCGCCTGAAAGCGGCAATCGCCGCCGGATTGGAGACAGTTCCTGTCATCTGCCGCCAGTTTAACGATGAGAACGAAGCATTGGAATATGCCATTCGCTGTCAGAGAAACCGCAGGAATTTGACAAACGGAGAACTGCTTCAATGCCTTCAACAGCTGGATATGAGAAAAAAAGCTGGTCGTCCGGCAAACAACTCCTCCTGCAGCATGAGTCGTGGAAAATCTTCCGTTGATCTCGGTGAAACTTTAGGGATTTCCTGTAAAAAGGTGGAACGTCTCCGAGCAATCAACGCTTATGCCACAGACGAAATCAAAGAGGCGTTGCGACAGGGGAAATACTCCATCAACCGCGCTTATGAGGAAACCATGCGTTCAAGGCGGCCGCAGGAAAAGATCGAACCCGACACGGATGCGGAGTTGGTACATTCCATCATGGCGGACATTCATGCCCGGATGAATGAGATACAAATCCGCAAACTGGTGAAAGCACTTCAGATTGAATTGGCAAACTGCTGA
- a CDS encoding ParB/RepB/Spo0J family partition protein: MMEEKISLMPTIAIHTASPFKDLFPIKESVLNEIAEDMKQNGFDFAHPIIIWAGHKVTVVDGHTRLAAAQKIHLNKIPIILKEFASEDEALQYAIKAQSHRRSLTPQELLNCLAELDKRKSAGRPGKLATFVANFGKSSEATADLLGISRGKVEKLRTIKNHATAKIRDAVASGNMSIDKGYKETMRARRQDKARELPPLTGTELQDLKESRSEAIKVSIIKMVKLRLEREVQEYPEIGYSLQERNNLRDVISSEIGNLIADMLPGENENEQ; the protein is encoded by the coding sequence ATGATGGAAGAGAAAATTTCTCTGATGCCGACCATCGCGATCCACACCGCATCGCCTTTCAAAGATCTCTTTCCGATCAAGGAAAGTGTCCTGAACGAGATCGCGGAGGATATGAAGCAGAACGGATTTGATTTTGCCCATCCGATCATCATCTGGGCCGGTCACAAAGTCACAGTAGTGGATGGGCACACCCGTCTTGCCGCCGCACAGAAAATTCATCTGAACAAGATTCCGATCATATTAAAGGAGTTCGCTTCGGAAGATGAGGCGCTTCAATATGCAATCAAAGCTCAGAGCCATCGGAGAAGTCTGACACCACAAGAGCTTCTGAATTGCCTTGCGGAGCTGGACAAGAGAAAATCCGCCGGTCGACCGGGAAAATTAGCCACGTTCGTGGCTAATTTCGGAAAATCGTCAGAAGCAACAGCTGACCTCCTTGGTATTTCCAGAGGAAAAGTGGAAAAACTTCGAACCATCAAAAATCACGCGACGGCAAAAATTCGTGATGCGGTGGCTTCTGGAAATATGTCGATCGACAAAGGGTATAAGGAAACCATGAGGGCGCGTCGACAGGACAAAGCGAGAGAACTCCCTCCCTTGACCGGAACCGAGTTGCAGGATCTGAAGGAATCCCGCTCTGAAGCAATCAAGGTCAGCATCATCAAGATGGTGAAGCTGCGGCTTGAACGGGAAGTTCAGGAATATCCGGAAATCGGCTATTCTCTCCAGGAGCGCAATAACCTGAGAGATGTGATTTCCTCTGAAATCGGCAACCTGATTGCTGACATGTTACCAGGAGAAAATGAAAATGAGCAGTAA
- a CDS encoding PD-(D/E)XK nuclease-like domain-containing protein has protein sequence MTDLSFIIHEPATEYHARSRNGEFMSSHLLADFRESPALYRRKVSGEITESESSAFVMGRAAHCLILEGRNAFDREYVVTDGPINPRTGESYGRNTKAFAEWAATQEREIISGKDFSFLLKLQRGVWLHPLASELLADGIAEGVVRAEYCSVPCQIRMDWFSMKSGLVDLKTCDTLRWFESDCHRYGYIQQLAFYRAILRIVTGKNFPVHIIAVEKNEPFSAGVWKLTDELLDLAELSNKSALERFRACCISGVWPTGYEDLRIIDTL, from the coding sequence ATGACTGATCTTTCATTCATCATCCATGAACCGGCGACGGAATATCACGCCCGCAGTCGCAACGGAGAATTTATGTCGAGCCACCTCCTGGCCGACTTCCGGGAATCCCCGGCTCTCTACCGCAGGAAAGTTTCCGGGGAAATCACGGAAAGCGAATCCTCAGCATTCGTCATGGGACGCGCGGCGCACTGCCTGATTCTGGAGGGGCGGAACGCCTTTGACCGCGAATATGTTGTGACCGACGGGCCGATCAATCCCCGGACCGGCGAATCCTATGGGCGCAACACCAAGGCATTTGCGGAATGGGCGGCGACTCAGGAGCGCGAAATCATTTCCGGAAAGGACTTCAGCTTTCTCCTGAAACTGCAGCGCGGCGTCTGGCTGCACCCGCTCGCGTCGGAACTGCTGGCGGACGGGATCGCGGAAGGCGTGGTTCGGGCTGAATATTGTTCCGTTCCCTGCCAGATCCGGATGGATTGGTTCAGCATGAAGTCCGGGCTTGTTGATCTGAAAACCTGCGACACTCTCCGCTGGTTCGAGTCGGACTGCCATCGCTATGGCTACATCCAGCAGCTCGCGTTTTACCGGGCGATTCTCCGGATTGTGACCGGCAAAAACTTCCCCGTCCACATCATTGCGGTGGAAAAGAATGAACCGTTTTCCGCCGGGGTCTGGAAACTGACGGATGAACTGCTGGATCTGGCGGAACTTTCCAACAAAAGCGCCCTGGAGCGCTTCCGGGCCTGCTGTATCTCCGGAGTCTGGCCGACCGGATATGAAGATCTCCGTATCATTGACACACTCTGA
- a CDS encoding helix-turn-helix transcriptional regulator: MEKKAEKMRSSENRKTTMSRIQLHRLARLASLLKRNGYHSPADILEEYYSLEHVDGLVPHDRYCIRTVFRDVQILKEEFHCPLAYDRRNKGYYLKHHGWDFNCPADLSESALLALIIGAKIAEDVIPEPLKGKIKIAVDEILKGNNPDFLDTTLVNSLLVFAESGATDISAIFPVVFEAWQQHRYLKILYDDKQGNPPTERIIAPHVLFLYDKEWRLKAYCTLRSAPRTFVISRIVDIKILDETFEPDMKIIRSVSRDNIVSYKPVVNVKIRLFGRARKFAEANLMHTRQTLQKEPDRDSWIFSIPAVPAEIIVPWILSQGGDAVPLSPQSIVEAVQEKSDRLSKMFA; encoded by the coding sequence ATGGAAAAAAAAGCAGAAAAGATGAGAAGTTCGGAAAACAGAAAAACAACGATGTCAAGAATCCAGCTGCATCGGCTGGCTAGACTTGCTTCGCTGTTGAAAAGGAATGGATACCACTCTCCCGCAGACATATTAGAGGAATATTATTCGCTTGAGCATGTAGATGGTCTTGTCCCGCATGATCGTTATTGTATCCGTACAGTGTTCAGAGATGTTCAAATCCTGAAGGAGGAGTTTCACTGTCCATTGGCCTATGACAGAAGAAACAAAGGCTATTATTTAAAGCATCATGGATGGGATTTCAATTGCCCTGCGGATCTGAGTGAATCCGCTTTACTGGCACTTATCATCGGAGCAAAAATTGCTGAGGATGTCATCCCGGAGCCGCTAAAAGGAAAAATTAAGATTGCCGTTGATGAAATTCTCAAAGGCAACAATCCTGATTTTCTGGATACCACGCTTGTAAACTCCCTGCTTGTCTTTGCCGAATCTGGAGCAACTGATATATCAGCCATATTTCCCGTTGTTTTTGAGGCATGGCAGCAGCATCGGTATTTAAAAATTCTATATGATGACAAGCAAGGGAATCCTCCGACTGAAAGAATAATCGCTCCACACGTCCTTTTTCTGTATGATAAAGAATGGCGGCTCAAAGCCTACTGCACTCTCAGAAGTGCTCCTCGTACATTTGTCATAAGTCGAATTGTAGATATCAAAATCCTTGACGAAACTTTTGAGCCGGATATGAAAATCATCAGGTCGGTCAGCAGAGACAACATAGTCAGCTACAAACCTGTAGTCAATGTCAAGATCAGATTATTCGGACGTGCAAGAAAATTCGCCGAGGCAAATTTGATGCACACCAGGCAGACTTTGCAGAAAGAACCAGACCGTGATTCATGGATATTCTCAATTCCTGCCGTCCCCGCCGAGATCATTGTTCCGTGGATTCTTTCTCAAGGCGGGGACGCCGTTCCGCTTTCACCACAATCCATTGTCGAAGCCGTCCAGGAGAAATCGGACCGACTTTCCAAAATGTTTGCCTGA
- a CDS encoding AAA family ATPase, whose translation MNTASYRLKEVRIVGGFLDGINYRFSDKLNCIIGARGTGKTTFLEFIRYALNAMPKDTAAQKRIKSIVENNLDGGRIDVLIETREGVSYTISKSSGEQPKVIKADGSPSGLNFTPSLFRLDVFSQNEVENIAGQSMSQLALIETFNQEVFTSLNDKISELRSALVANSETMANQSKKICELSDKISRLPGLTAQLKELSAETTEISADVNRALDQKAIRDRENIYVEDLQKLYSETAGKLKSLKDYIESALCWKSQAGLEDGDNFEMIQKLRNELVLSNDAINSGLEAIIEELRRSNRRFNEIKAALRLKHDEADIIYSKLLEKNKAEQAKSAERRKLDKERNALLIMQNELGETQRQQERVRTERAQMLSELSEALDLRFAHRKQIVDRINSELMPTIRVSIQQFGNHDKYQEFLASALSSCGIYHNQVARRLSDLIAPSQLAELVRNQDEKTLYEKTQLNSNQTKAVISRLNDERLLADMEVVDLPDLPKIELNDHDTYKTTNTLSTGQKCNTILPILLLDSERPLLVDQPEDNLDNGFVRKTIVDSILRVKQHRQLAFVTHNPNIPVLGDAEHILVLDSDGTHGVMRNCGTVDECKADIVDLLEGGAEAFIQRKNRYSY comes from the coding sequence ATGAATACAGCATCGTATCGACTTAAGGAAGTCCGTATCGTCGGAGGATTTCTGGACGGCATAAACTATCGTTTTTCAGATAAACTGAACTGTATCATCGGTGCTCGAGGAACCGGGAAAACAACATTTCTTGAATTCATCCGGTATGCGTTGAATGCTATGCCAAAAGATACTGCTGCACAGAAACGGATCAAAAGTATTGTGGAAAATAATCTTGACGGCGGCAGGATAGATGTTCTAATTGAAACTCGAGAAGGAGTTTCTTACACGATAAGCAAATCCAGTGGCGAACAGCCTAAAGTTATAAAAGCTGATGGTTCCCCCTCTGGGTTGAATTTTACCCCGTCACTTTTCCGACTGGATGTTTTCAGTCAAAATGAAGTGGAAAATATAGCGGGACAATCGATGTCGCAGCTGGCTTTGATTGAAACATTTAATCAAGAAGTTTTTACCTCATTGAATGACAAGATTTCGGAATTGCGCAGTGCTCTTGTCGCGAACAGTGAGACAATGGCAAACCAGTCTAAGAAAATTTGTGAGTTGTCAGACAAGATCAGTCGATTGCCCGGACTCACAGCACAATTGAAAGAACTGTCTGCGGAAACCACGGAAATCTCCGCAGATGTTAATCGTGCTCTGGATCAGAAGGCGATCCGGGATCGAGAGAATATTTATGTGGAGGATTTGCAGAAATTGTATTCCGAAACCGCCGGAAAACTGAAGTCCCTGAAAGATTATATTGAATCCGCTCTATGCTGGAAAAGCCAAGCGGGGCTGGAGGATGGTGATAACTTTGAGATGATCCAAAAGCTCCGAAACGAGCTTGTTCTCAGCAACGATGCCATTAATTCTGGACTTGAGGCAATCATTGAAGAACTGCGAAGAAGCAACCGCAGGTTCAATGAAATCAAAGCGGCATTACGCCTGAAGCATGACGAGGCAGATATAATCTATTCCAAGTTGCTTGAAAAAAATAAAGCGGAGCAGGCCAAATCAGCAGAACGCAGAAAATTGGATAAAGAGCGGAATGCGCTTCTGATTATGCAGAATGAGCTGGGCGAAACCCAGCGGCAACAAGAACGAGTTCGAACTGAACGGGCCCAAATGCTTTCAGAACTTTCAGAAGCTCTTGATCTGCGATTTGCGCACCGGAAACAGATAGTTGACCGGATCAATTCTGAACTTATGCCAACTATCAGGGTTTCGATACAGCAATTCGGCAATCATGATAAATACCAGGAGTTTCTTGCTTCTGCATTGAGCTCGTGCGGGATTTATCATAATCAGGTAGCGCGCCGTCTCTCAGACCTGATTGCTCCGTCCCAGCTTGCAGAGCTCGTCCGTAATCAGGATGAGAAGACGCTCTACGAGAAAACACAATTGAATTCCAACCAGACAAAGGCCGTAATTTCCCGGCTGAACGATGAACGACTTCTTGCAGATATGGAAGTGGTTGATTTGCCGGATTTACCGAAAATCGAACTGAATGATCATGATACTTACAAAACAACAAACACGCTTTCCACAGGTCAGAAATGCAATACAATTTTACCGATTCTGCTTTTGGACAGTGAGCGTCCTTTGCTTGTTGATCAGCCGGAGGATAATCTGGACAACGGATTTGTACGGAAAACAATTGTAGACAGCATTCTGCGTGTCAAGCAGCATCGCCAGCTGGCGTTTGTAACGCATAATCCAAATATTCCGGTGCTGGGTGATGCAGAGCATATTTTGGTCTTGGACTCCGATGGTACGCATGGCGTCATGAGAAATTGTGGAACGGTGGATGAGTGCAAGGCGGATATAGTAGATTTGCTTGAGGGCGGAGCAGAGGCGTTCATACAGCGGAAAAATCGTTACTCATATTGA
- a CDS encoding sensor histidine kinase, with amino-acid sequence MPVESNLIPDNWRERLAKVKAARARLENYYGDSDALAVLEKHIADEKWEIRQCVADAIPLLPESRLTPFIPLCKDCNHYVSNSAQQAMERRNMFVAETKKRERRRAVLFQNSEKLRKKYGPEAAELARKDADQAYAMMVGQVAHDIRTVLTPIKFRIQRLPYLTEGKLPINEQLEMRITINELREHTEMMERLTEDVLTLVRKTPEKRTLENLRDLLKTANDMVAAVFNAKERDITCIAVKLDIPQDITCRVVRDLMLRVFSNLLKNAYESFWQSNEKFKPGQIDVLARKQENGVEIEIRDNGKGMSPADLKLIRQFKLFRTLKSYGTGFGLAIAYEKIHDHNGSLTIDSVENAGTVVTVFLPNKER; translated from the coding sequence ATGCCTGTGGAATCAAATCTAATACCTGACAATTGGAGGGAACGGCTTGCTAAAGTAAAAGCCGCCCGTGCACGTTTGGAAAACTATTATGGAGATTCTGACGCTTTAGCGGTACTGGAAAAACACATTGCTGATGAGAAATGGGAAATCCGTCAGTGCGTAGCGGACGCAATCCCGCTGCTGCCGGAAAGCAGACTTACTCCATTTATTCCGCTATGTAAAGATTGCAATCATTATGTGTCCAATTCTGCGCAGCAGGCCATGGAACGGCGGAATATGTTTGTTGCAGAAACTAAGAAAAGAGAGCGTCGCAGAGCGGTTCTGTTCCAGAATTCAGAAAAACTCCGGAAAAAGTACGGTCCGGAAGCCGCGGAACTGGCTCGGAAAGATGCTGATCAGGCTTATGCCATGATGGTCGGACAGGTTGCTCATGATATCCGTACAGTTTTAACGCCGATCAAGTTCCGCATCCAGCGGTTGCCTTACCTTACAGAGGGTAAACTGCCGATCAATGAACAGCTTGAAATGCGTATTACAATTAATGAACTGAGAGAACATACCGAAATGATGGAACGTCTAACCGAAGATGTATTGACTCTGGTTCGAAAAACGCCGGAGAAACGAACACTTGAGAATCTGCGGGATTTGCTCAAAACAGCGAATGATATGGTTGCTGCCGTATTTAATGCCAAGGAACGTGACATCACCTGCATTGCCGTTAAATTGGACATCCCACAGGATATCACCTGCAGGGTTGTTCGGGACTTAATGCTGCGGGTATTCAGCAATTTGCTGAAGAATGCCTATGAATCATTCTGGCAGAGTAACGAAAAATTTAAGCCCGGACAAATTGATGTCCTTGCAAGAAAACAGGAGAACGGTGTTGAGATTGAAATCCGGGATAATGGGAAGGGAATGTCTCCGGCAGACCTAAAACTCATTCGTCAATTCAAACTTTTTAGAACTCTGAAGAGCTATGGTACTGGTTTCGGGCTTGCTATTGCCTACGAGAAAATCCATGATCATAATGGGAGCCTGACAATAGATTCCGTTGAAAATGCGGGAACGGTCGTGACAGTTTTCCTTCCAAATAAAGAAAGGTGA